A window of the Microbacterium sp. AZCO genome harbors these coding sequences:
- a CDS encoding solute carrier family 23 protein has translation MAVWKLHGNGRTVEPGKVVKPDERLGWGLTVAIGVQHVIAMFGATFLVPVLTGFPVSTTLLFSGIGTILFLLITRNKLPSYLGSSFAFIAPVTAATATAGTGSALAGIVAVGILLAVIGFVVQFAGIGWIDRLMPPVVAGAIVALIGFNLAPVAWTNFQQQPLIGTITLVAVILFSVLFRGFLGRISIFLGVAVGYIAAAIAGQIDYSAVEKADWIGWPQFQFPDFVSPGTWSVIAMFLPVVLVLIAENVGHVRGVATMTDSSVNQHTGRALIADGVATTVAGFFGGSGTTTYGENIGVMAATRVYSTAAYWVAGAAAILLSLSPKIGAVFNSVPPGVLGGVTTALYGLIGIIGIKIWVDNRVDFSRPVNQYTAAVALVMAIAGFSIQWGDFQLGAIVIAAAAALLIYHLGNAIARWRKTGADDGGPIPAVGPLGGDPTDVPVR, from the coding sequence ATGGCTGTCTGGAAGCTGCACGGCAACGGCCGCACCGTCGAACCCGGCAAGGTCGTGAAGCCCGACGAGCGCCTCGGCTGGGGTCTCACCGTCGCCATCGGCGTCCAGCACGTGATCGCGATGTTCGGCGCGACCTTCCTCGTGCCCGTCCTCACCGGCTTCCCCGTCTCGACGACCCTGCTCTTCTCGGGCATCGGGACGATCCTGTTCCTGCTCATCACGCGCAACAAACTGCCGAGCTACCTCGGCTCGTCGTTCGCCTTCATCGCCCCGGTCACGGCGGCGACCGCGACGGCCGGGACCGGCTCCGCGCTCGCGGGAATCGTCGCGGTCGGCATCCTGCTCGCCGTCATCGGCTTCGTGGTGCAGTTCGCCGGGATCGGCTGGATCGACAGGCTCATGCCGCCGGTCGTCGCCGGCGCGATCGTCGCGCTCATCGGCTTCAACCTCGCGCCGGTCGCGTGGACGAACTTCCAGCAGCAGCCGCTCATCGGCACGATCACGCTCGTCGCCGTCATCCTCTTCAGCGTGCTGTTCCGGGGATTCCTCGGTCGCATCTCGATCTTCCTCGGCGTCGCCGTCGGCTACATCGCAGCAGCGATCGCCGGCCAGATCGACTACTCGGCGGTCGAGAAGGCCGACTGGATCGGCTGGCCGCAGTTCCAGTTCCCCGACTTCGTCTCTCCCGGCACGTGGTCGGTCATCGCGATGTTCCTGCCGGTCGTGCTCGTGCTCATCGCCGAGAACGTCGGTCACGTGCGGGGCGTCGCGACGATGACGGACTCGTCGGTCAACCAGCACACCGGCCGCGCGCTCATCGCGGACGGCGTCGCGACGACGGTCGCGGGCTTCTTCGGCGGGTCGGGCACCACGACCTACGGCGAGAACATCGGCGTCATGGCGGCGACCCGCGTCTACTCGACGGCCGCGTACTGGGTCGCGGGTGCGGCGGCGATCCTCCTGAGCCTCTCGCCGAAGATCGGTGCGGTCTTCAACTCGGTGCCTCCCGGTGTGCTCGGCGGCGTGACCACTGCCCTCTACGGCCTCATCGGGATCATCGGCATCAAGATCTGGGTCGACAACCGCGTCGACTTCTCCCGCCCCGTGAACCAGTACACCGCCGCCGTCGCGCTCGTCATGGCGATCGCGGGCTTCTCGATCCAGTGGGGCGACTTCCAGCTGGGCGCGATCGTGATCGCCGCCGCGGCCGCGCTCCTCATCTACCACCTCGGCAACGCGATCGCCCGCTGGCGGAAGACGGGCGCCGACGACGGCGGACCCATCCCGGCCGTCGGCCCGCTCGGCGGCGATCCGACGGACGTCCCGGTCCGCTGA
- a CDS encoding sugar ABC transporter permease → MTSTLTPPAATENPDAPTRRTRRIGFGHRLSHWDLKFSPYLYISPFFLLFVIVGLFPIAYTAVISFMDWDLVRNSGTFIGFDQYTWVLSNPKFWIALRNTFSIFLLSSIPQLAAAIFIAAMLDQNIRAKTFWRMGVLIPYVMAPVAVALIFSAMFGDKYGLVNTALQNIGLPAIPWHSNAFASHIAIATMVNFRWTGYNTLILLAAMQAIPRDYYEAATVDGAGKARQFFSITVPSLRPTLIFVIITSTIGGLQIFDEPRMYDQYGTGGPNSQWLTITLWLYNIGWGEWNFGRAAALAWILFLIILVIGIVNLFVTRRLVRDEGSRNPLSRRERRAAERSARDRVAAQSRAAVAASTTDKEEAR, encoded by the coding sequence GTGACCAGCACCCTGACGCCGCCCGCCGCGACGGAGAATCCCGACGCCCCGACCCGCCGCACGCGGCGCATCGGCTTCGGGCATCGCCTGAGCCACTGGGACCTCAAGTTCTCCCCGTACCTCTACATCTCGCCGTTCTTCCTGCTGTTCGTGATCGTCGGGCTCTTCCCGATCGCCTACACGGCCGTGATCTCGTTCATGGACTGGGACCTCGTCCGCAACAGCGGCACGTTCATCGGCTTCGACCAGTACACCTGGGTGCTCTCCAACCCGAAGTTCTGGATCGCGCTCCGCAACACCTTCAGCATCTTCCTGCTGTCGAGCATCCCGCAGCTCGCCGCCGCGATCTTCATCGCCGCGATGCTCGACCAGAACATCCGCGCCAAGACGTTCTGGCGCATGGGCGTCCTGATCCCCTACGTCATGGCCCCTGTCGCCGTGGCCCTCATCTTCAGCGCCATGTTCGGCGACAAGTACGGCCTCGTGAACACGGCCCTCCAGAACATCGGGCTCCCCGCGATCCCGTGGCACTCCAACGCCTTCGCGAGCCACATCGCCATCGCCACGATGGTCAACTTCCGCTGGACGGGCTACAACACCCTCATCCTCCTCGCCGCGATGCAGGCGATCCCGCGCGACTACTACGAGGCGGCGACGGTCGACGGCGCGGGCAAGGCCCGCCAGTTCTTCTCGATCACCGTCCCGAGCCTGCGTCCGACCCTCATCTTCGTCATCATCACCTCGACGATCGGCGGCCTGCAGATCTTCGACGAGCCCCGCATGTACGACCAGTACGGCACGGGCGGGCCGAACTCGCAGTGGCTCACGATCACGCTGTGGCTCTACAACATCGGCTGGGGAGAGTGGAACTTCGGCCGCGCGGCAGCGCTCGCGTGGATCCTGTTCCTCATCATCCTCGTCATCGGCATCGTCAACCTCTTCGTCACGCGCCGCCTCGTGCGCGACGAAGGCTCGCGCAATCCGCTCTCGCGTCGCGAGCGCCGGGCCGCCGAGCGCTCCGCTCGCGATCGCGTCGCTGCGCAGTCTCGCGCCGCGGTCGCGGCATCCACTACCGACAAGGAGGAGGCGCGATGA
- a CDS encoding family 1 glycosylhydrolase: MTATDTRSFPAGFLFGAATAAYQIEGAAFEDGRKASIWDTFSRVPGAVINADNGDVACDHYHRYGDDVALMKSMGLQTYRFSTSWSRVRPDGGAVNPQGVGFYKRLVDELLDAGILPWLTLYHWDLPQALQDKGGWTNRDTADLFTEYALDMHDALGDRVKVWTTLNEPWCSSFLSYTAGLHAPGHYSPAEGLLAAHHLLLGHGQTVQALRGRDASLELGITLNLTVAEPADPAKAEDLNAARLIDGQFNRWFLDPVFLGAYPADIVEDLREVHPDAIEALEGAIQPGDLETIATSIDALGVNYYHGEFVGGAPAPNPPEGGDAPTDRIGHSPFPLSDGIHWYDRGLPRTSMHWEVQPEGLTQLLGRVWEEYAAPAGTVLYVTENGAAYDDERVVVDGEVRVHDDDRADFLRGHLGAILDAVDQGVDVRGYFYWSLLDNFEWAWGYEKRFGIVRVDYDTQERSIKDSGRAYAQIIAERALETPTPDSGV; encoded by the coding sequence ATGACCGCGACCGACACGCGCTCGTTCCCGGCCGGCTTCCTGTTCGGTGCGGCGACCGCCGCCTACCAGATCGAGGGCGCCGCGTTCGAGGACGGCCGCAAGGCGTCGATCTGGGACACGTTCAGCCGCGTGCCGGGAGCCGTCATCAACGCCGACAACGGCGACGTGGCGTGCGACCACTACCACCGCTACGGCGACGACGTCGCGCTCATGAAGAGCATGGGTCTGCAGACCTACCGCTTCTCGACGTCGTGGTCGCGCGTGCGGCCCGACGGCGGCGCGGTCAATCCGCAGGGCGTCGGCTTCTACAAGCGTCTGGTCGACGAGCTGCTGGATGCGGGCATCCTGCCCTGGCTCACGCTCTACCACTGGGACCTCCCGCAGGCCCTCCAGGACAAGGGCGGCTGGACAAACCGCGACACCGCCGACCTCTTCACCGAGTACGCGCTCGACATGCACGACGCACTCGGCGATCGCGTGAAGGTGTGGACGACCCTCAACGAGCCCTGGTGCTCGTCGTTCCTCAGCTACACGGCGGGCCTCCACGCCCCCGGCCACTACAGCCCCGCGGAGGGCCTGCTCGCGGCCCACCACCTGCTGCTGGGTCACGGTCAGACGGTGCAGGCGCTGCGGGGGAGGGATGCCTCGCTCGAGCTCGGCATCACGCTCAACCTGACGGTGGCCGAGCCTGCCGACCCCGCGAAGGCGGAGGACCTCAACGCGGCGCGCCTCATCGACGGGCAGTTCAACCGCTGGTTCCTCGACCCCGTGTTCCTCGGCGCCTACCCCGCCGACATCGTGGAGGACCTGCGCGAGGTCCACCCCGACGCGATCGAGGCCCTCGAGGGCGCCATCCAGCCCGGCGACCTCGAGACGATCGCGACGTCCATCGACGCGCTCGGCGTGAACTACTACCACGGCGAGTTCGTGGGTGGCGCGCCGGCGCCGAACCCGCCGGAGGGCGGCGACGCGCCGACCGACCGCATCGGCCACTCGCCGTTCCCGCTCTCGGACGGCATCCACTGGTACGACCGCGGCCTGCCGCGCACGTCGATGCACTGGGAGGTGCAGCCCGAGGGGCTCACGCAGCTGCTCGGCCGGGTGTGGGAGGAGTACGCCGCCCCCGCCGGCACGGTGCTCTACGTCACCGAGAACGGTGCCGCCTACGACGACGAGCGCGTCGTGGTCGACGGCGAGGTGCGGGTGCACGACGACGACCGCGCCGACTTCCTGCGCGGCCACCTCGGCGCGATCCTCGACGCCGTCGATCAGGGCGTCGACGTCCGCGGCTACTTCTACTGGTCGCTCCTCGACAACTTCGAGTGGGCGTGGGGCTACGAGAAGCGGTTCGGCATCGTCCGGGTCGACTACGACACCCAGGAGCGGTCGATCAAGGACAGCGGGCGGGCATACGCTCAGATCATCGCCGAGCGGGCGCTCGAGACCCCGACGCCCGACTCCGGTGTCTAG
- a CDS encoding LacI family DNA-binding transcriptional regulator, with protein MTTDATRVAATIEEVAAAAGVSRSTVSRVVNGSTAVSPSALEAVRRAIDDLNYVPNRAARSLASRQTYAIALVVPEDTTRFFGDPFFASIVSGISARLNRSDYVLNLFIASDDRRDKTTSYLRSGAVDGAIIVSHHTSDTFIDRIAAAVPVVYGGRPVRERERDYYVDVDNVRGGRDATAHLVARGHRRIGTIAGPLTMPAGIDRLQGFREALEAANLEPDVVEEGGFTADGGADAMRRILARDSHPDALFIASDLMARGALSAIAAAGLRVPEDIAIVGFDDSPVATSVTPQLTTMRQPSFDQGELMASVLLDLLAGKHPRHVTILDTELIERASA; from the coding sequence ATGACGACGGATGCCACGCGCGTCGCAGCGACGATCGAAGAGGTCGCCGCTGCCGCGGGCGTCTCACGCTCCACGGTGTCGCGCGTCGTGAACGGCTCGACGGCGGTGAGCCCGAGCGCGCTCGAAGCGGTGCGCCGCGCGATCGACGACCTCAACTACGTGCCGAACCGGGCGGCGAGATCGCTCGCGAGTCGCCAGACCTACGCGATCGCCCTCGTCGTTCCGGAGGACACGACGCGCTTCTTCGGCGACCCGTTCTTCGCCTCGATCGTCTCGGGCATCAGCGCGCGCCTGAATCGCTCGGACTACGTGCTCAACCTCTTCATCGCGAGCGACGACCGGCGTGACAAGACCACGAGCTACCTGCGCAGCGGCGCGGTCGACGGCGCGATCATCGTCTCGCACCACACGAGCGACACCTTCATCGACCGCATCGCGGCCGCCGTGCCCGTCGTGTACGGCGGCCGCCCGGTGCGCGAGCGGGAGCGCGACTACTATGTCGACGTCGACAACGTGCGCGGGGGACGGGATGCCACGGCCCATCTCGTCGCGCGTGGACACCGCCGCATCGGCACGATCGCCGGTCCCCTCACGATGCCCGCGGGCATCGACCGGCTGCAGGGCTTCCGCGAGGCGCTCGAGGCCGCGAACCTCGAGCCCGACGTGGTCGAGGAGGGCGGCTTCACGGCCGACGGCGGAGCCGACGCCATGCGCCGCATCCTGGCCCGCGACTCCCACCCGGACGCGCTCTTCATCGCGAGCGACCTCATGGCCCGTGGCGCACTGTCGGCCATCGCGGCAGCCGGGCTGCGGGTGCCCGAGGACATCGCGATCGTCGGCTTCGACGACTCGCCCGTCGCGACCTCGGTGACGCCGCAGCTCACGACGATGCGCCAGCCCTCCTTCGACCAGGGCGAGCTGATGGCGAGCGTGCTGCTCGATCTGCTCGCGGGCAAGCATCCGCGTCACGTCACGATCCTCGACACCGAGCTGATCGAGCGCGCCTCCGCCTGA
- a CDS encoding ABC transporter substrate-binding protein, translated as MNSRALRRTAILTVAVSTSAIVLAGCASGSGSSSESDGPVTLTVATFNDFGYSDALLKEYESEHPNVKIVHNKAATSNDARANYFQKLGKKGLADIEAIEVDWLPEVMKYSDLLAPVPDDLKSRWLDWKTEAATDPDGNLIGYGTDIGPEAICYRSDLFEAAGLPTDPTDVANLIDGDWAKYFEVGAQYASATGKAFFDSAGGTYQGMINQVEAAYEDPESGDIIATKNPEVKDIYDQVTAASATQSAHLGQWSDDWFAGLSNGAFATMLCPGWMLGVISGNAQDVTTWNVANVFPNGGGNWGGSYLTVPANGAHVKEAQALADWLTSPETQVKAFENAGTFPSQVKALESDTLLSSTNEFFNNAPVGQIFTDRANAVTVAPFKGQYYFQINDAMQKALTRVETGEQDAKTSWDQWVSEVDAIK; from the coding sequence GTGAACTCACGCGCACTGCGGCGCACCGCCATCCTGACGGTCGCCGTTTCCACCTCCGCCATCGTTCTCGCCGGTTGCGCGAGCGGCAGCGGATCTTCCTCCGAGTCCGACGGCCCCGTCACGCTGACGGTCGCCACCTTCAACGACTTCGGCTACTCCGACGCGCTCCTCAAGGAGTACGAGTCGGAGCACCCGAACGTGAAGATCGTCCACAACAAGGCAGCGACGTCGAACGACGCCCGCGCCAACTACTTCCAGAAGCTCGGCAAGAAGGGCCTCGCCGACATCGAGGCCATCGAGGTCGACTGGCTGCCCGAGGTCATGAAGTACTCCGACCTCCTCGCGCCGGTGCCCGACGACCTGAAGAGCCGCTGGCTCGACTGGAAGACCGAGGCGGCGACCGACCCCGACGGCAACCTCATCGGCTACGGCACCGACATCGGCCCCGAGGCCATCTGCTACCGCTCCGACCTGTTCGAGGCGGCGGGCCTGCCCACCGACCCGACCGATGTCGCGAACCTCATCGACGGCGACTGGGCCAAGTACTTCGAGGTCGGCGCGCAGTACGCCTCGGCGACCGGCAAGGCCTTCTTCGACTCGGCCGGCGGCACCTACCAGGGCATGATCAACCAGGTCGAGGCCGCGTACGAGGACCCGGAGTCGGGCGACATCATCGCGACGAAGAACCCTGAGGTCAAGGACATCTACGACCAGGTCACGGCCGCCAGCGCGACGCAGTCGGCGCACCTCGGCCAGTGGTCGGACGACTGGTTCGCGGGCCTCTCGAACGGCGCCTTCGCGACGATGCTCTGCCCCGGCTGGATGCTCGGCGTCATCTCGGGCAACGCGCAGGACGTCACGACGTGGAACGTCGCCAACGTCTTCCCCAACGGCGGCGGAAACTGGGGCGGCTCGTACCTGACCGTCCCCGCCAACGGCGCGCACGTCAAGGAGGCTCAGGCCCTCGCCGACTGGCTGACCTCGCCCGAGACGCAGGTCAAGGCGTTCGAGAACGCCGGCACCTTCCCCAGCCAGGTGAAGGCCCTCGAGTCCGACACGCTGCTGAGCTCGACCAACGAGTTCTTCAACAACGCCCCCGTCGGCCAGATCTTCACCGATCGCGCCAACGCGGTCACGGTCGCACCGTTCAAGGGTCAGTACTACTTCCAGATCAACGACGCGATGCAGAAGGCTCTGACGCGCGTCGAGACCGGTGAGCAGGACGCCAAGACCTCGTGGGACCAGTGGGTGTCTGAGGTCGACGCCATCAAGTAA
- a CDS encoding PadR family transcriptional regulator: MKDAVDRLTPLGLMILALLGEGDMHPYEMIRLMRQRRDDRLVTITNGTLYHTVGRLERAGLLAEVGIDREGNRPERTTYTQTELGREAVGEWVRRELARIDHPAEFRIALAEAHNLERDEVIELLGLRREALVGVLAELSAGREKARQRQVPEQYLLEVEREAVMLAHDIDWLEALIARLERHDFAWGQPALPSARYLEDRKAAQL; the protein is encoded by the coding sequence ATGAAAGACGCTGTCGACCGCCTCACCCCGCTGGGGCTCATGATCCTCGCCCTGCTCGGCGAGGGCGACATGCACCCCTACGAGATGATCCGGCTCATGCGCCAGCGGCGCGACGACCGGCTCGTCACCATCACCAACGGCACGCTGTACCACACGGTCGGCCGCCTCGAACGGGCCGGTCTCCTCGCGGAGGTCGGCATCGACCGCGAGGGAAACCGTCCCGAGCGCACGACGTACACGCAGACCGAGCTCGGCCGCGAGGCCGTCGGCGAATGGGTGCGTCGCGAGCTCGCCCGCATCGACCACCCCGCCGAGTTCCGCATCGCGCTCGCCGAAGCGCACAACCTCGAGCGCGACGAGGTGATCGAGCTGCTCGGCCTGCGCCGCGAGGCGCTCGTCGGCGTCCTCGCCGAACTCTCCGCGGGCCGCGAGAAGGCCCGGCAGCGCCAGGTTCCCGAACAGTACCTCCTCGAGGTCGAGCGTGAGGCCGTCATGCTCGCGCACGACATCGACTGGCTCGAGGCGCTCATCGCGCGGCTCGAGCGCCATGACTTCGCGTGGGGGCAGCCGGCGCTGCCCTCGGCGCGCTACCTCGAAGACCGAAAGGCCGCACAGCTATGA
- a CDS encoding phosphoribosylaminoimidazolesuccinocarboxamide synthase, which translates to MTHPLELPGWRHVYSGKVRDLYVPAADDVTDRMLVVASDRVSAFDFVLEPGIPDKGVILTTLSLWWFDRLAGGDGGRGIPNHLAATAVLTDGPDGIANTADDLHSLIPAEVAGRAMIVRSLEMLPVECVVRGYLTGSGWAEYRAQGTVCGIPLPEGLNDGDRLPEPLFTPAYKAPMGEHDENISFEQTVELVGAERAAQLRDLSLEIYTRAARTAEAHGLILADTKFEFGVDAAGVLTLADEVLTSDSSRYWDAAAWASGTTPAERMASFDKQIVRDWLAAHWDKTGTPPELPAEIVERTAARYRELLELLTSA; encoded by the coding sequence GTGACTCACCCCCTCGAGCTTCCCGGCTGGCGGCACGTCTACTCCGGCAAGGTCCGCGACCTCTACGTCCCCGCCGCCGACGACGTGACCGATCGCATGCTCGTCGTCGCGAGCGACCGGGTCAGTGCGTTCGACTTCGTGCTCGAGCCCGGCATCCCGGACAAGGGCGTCATCCTCACGACGCTCAGCCTGTGGTGGTTCGACCGCCTCGCGGGAGGCGACGGCGGGCGCGGCATCCCGAATCACCTGGCGGCCACCGCCGTGCTGACCGACGGTCCCGACGGCATCGCCAACACGGCCGACGACCTGCACTCGCTCATCCCCGCGGAGGTCGCGGGGCGCGCCATGATCGTGCGCAGCCTCGAGATGCTCCCCGTCGAGTGCGTCGTGCGCGGCTACCTGACCGGTTCGGGATGGGCCGAGTACCGCGCGCAGGGCACGGTGTGCGGCATCCCGCTCCCCGAGGGTCTGAACGACGGCGACCGGCTGCCCGAGCCGCTCTTCACGCCCGCCTACAAGGCGCCGATGGGCGAGCACGACGAGAACATCTCGTTCGAGCAGACCGTCGAGCTCGTCGGCGCCGAGCGGGCCGCGCAGCTGCGCGACCTGTCGCTCGAGATCTACACGCGTGCGGCACGCACCGCCGAGGCGCACGGCCTGATCCTGGCCGACACGAAGTTCGAGTTCGGCGTCGACGCGGCGGGCGTGCTGACCCTCGCGGACGAGGTGCTGACGAGCGACTCGTCACGGTACTGGGATGCCGCGGCCTGGGCCTCGGGCACGACGCCCGCCGAGCGCATGGCGAGCTTCGACAAGCAGATCGTGCGCGACTGGCTCGCGGCCCACTGGGACAAGACCGGCACGCCGCCGGAGCTGCCCGCCGAGATCGTCGAGCGAACCGCCGCTCGCTACCGGGAGCTGCTGGAGCTGCTCACCTCCGCGTGA
- a CDS encoding carbohydrate ABC transporter permease: protein MTAVSPIPLAPHDELTPEEAKGARKRRRPRHIRGSRPGWIVYGVLGVFLLASVFPYYWSFLIGSGDSSTIRDTGMSWIPGGNFIANSLKVVNDPAVNFWLALWNSIWSSAIIAFSVVFFSTLAGWAFAKLRFGGSKWLLVFVIATMAVPTQLGVVPLYILFADLGWTGQIGAIIVPALVTAFGVFWMTQYLQQAVPDELIEAARVDGANSFRTFLTVGLPAARPAAAMLGLFTFVTAWNNFFWPFIVLDRQNPTLPVALSLLQSNYFIDYSIVLAGVILATIPLLLLFVFAGKQLVSGIMAGAVKG from the coding sequence ATGACCGCCGTCAGCCCCATCCCCCTGGCTCCGCACGACGAGCTGACCCCCGAAGAGGCCAAGGGGGCGCGCAAGCGCCGCCGCCCTCGCCACATCCGCGGCTCGCGCCCCGGCTGGATCGTCTACGGCGTGCTCGGCGTGTTCCTGCTCGCGTCGGTGTTCCCCTACTACTGGTCGTTCCTGATCGGCTCGGGCGACTCGTCCACGATCCGCGACACCGGCATGTCGTGGATCCCGGGCGGCAACTTCATCGCCAACTCGCTCAAGGTCGTCAACGACCCCGCGGTCAACTTCTGGCTGGCGCTGTGGAACTCGATCTGGAGCTCCGCGATCATCGCGTTCTCGGTCGTGTTCTTCTCGACGCTCGCCGGCTGGGCGTTCGCGAAGTTGCGCTTCGGCGGCAGCAAGTGGCTCCTCGTCTTCGTCATCGCGACGATGGCCGTGCCGACGCAGCTCGGCGTCGTGCCGCTGTACATCCTCTTCGCTGACCTCGGCTGGACGGGGCAGATCGGCGCGATCATCGTCCCGGCCCTCGTGACGGCGTTCGGCGTGTTCTGGATGACGCAGTACCTGCAGCAGGCCGTGCCCGACGAGCTCATCGAGGCGGCGCGTGTCGACGGCGCCAACTCGTTCCGCACGTTCCTGACGGTCGGACTCCCCGCCGCGCGCCCCGCGGCGGCGATGCTCGGCCTGTTCACCTTCGTGACCGCGTGGAACAACTTCTTCTGGCCCTTCATCGTGCTCGACCGGCAGAACCCGACGCTCCCCGTCGCGCTGTCGCTCCTGCAGTCGAACTACTTCATCGACTACTCGATCGTGCTCGCGGGCGTCATCCTCGCGACGATCCCCCTTCTGCTGCTCTTCGTGTTCGCCGGCAAGCAGCTGGTGAGTGGGATCATGGCGGGAGCCGTCAAGGGCTGA
- a CDS encoding VOC family protein: MHAVTSADRLAPDTSMGAVTLLVGDLDGMTRYYRDAVTLQVLSAQGDTVTLGRAGRAAVVLRHEPALRHAAPGSAGLFHTAILFETQEALAAALYSVARHAPGTFTGSADHLVSQAFYFTDPEGNGVELYWDRARTEWSWVHGQVEMATLYLDPNGFLQEHLTEQALAGSTAADAASVGHVHLSVGDVATARDFYVGVLGFDTTAALGESALFVSAGGYHHHMAMNVWNSRGAGPRMPALGLGRVDLALPGADALGELEERLRHHGFAVRDDGRTLAFDDPWNNTLLATAG, from the coding sequence ATGCATGCAGTGACCTCGGCCGACCGGCTCGCGCCCGACACCTCGATGGGCGCCGTGACGCTCCTCGTCGGCGACCTCGACGGGATGACGCGCTACTACCGCGACGCCGTGACGCTGCAGGTGCTGTCAGCCCAGGGCGACACCGTGACGCTCGGCCGAGCGGGACGCGCTGCCGTCGTGCTGCGGCATGAGCCGGCTCTTCGCCATGCGGCGCCGGGATCGGCGGGACTCTTCCACACGGCGATCCTGTTCGAGACGCAGGAGGCGCTCGCCGCCGCCCTGTACTCCGTCGCACGTCACGCGCCCGGCACCTTCACGGGCAGCGCGGACCATCTCGTGAGCCAGGCCTTCTACTTCACCGACCCCGAGGGCAACGGCGTCGAGCTGTACTGGGACCGCGCTCGCACCGAGTGGTCGTGGGTGCACGGCCAGGTCGAGATGGCGACCCTGTATCTCGACCCCAACGGCTTCCTGCAGGAGCACCTCACGGAGCAGGCTCTGGCCGGCTCGACGGCGGCGGACGCGGCATCCGTCGGTCACGTCCACCTGTCGGTGGGGGATGTCGCGACCGCCCGCGACTTCTACGTCGGCGTGCTCGGGTTCGACACGACGGCCGCGCTGGGCGAGAGCGCGCTGTTCGTGAGCGCCGGCGGCTACCACCATCACATGGCGATGAACGTGTGGAACTCACGCGGTGCAGGACCGCGGATGCCGGCCCTCGGCCTCGGCCGGGTCGACCTGGCGCTCCCGGGCGCCGACGCACTCGGCGAGCTGGAGGAGCGACTGCGGCACCACGGCTTCGCCGTGCGGGACGACGGCCGCACGCTCGCGTTCGACGACCCCTGGAACAACACCCTGCTCGCGACAGCCGGCTGA